AGCTCCTCCAACCTTACGGATGGCGTCTCTTCACATGCTTCGGCGCGAAACCTCGCCGAAGCATGTCCGCCGTCGTCCGGCGGCTGCCCGGACTATGGCGGGATACCCTTGCCTCGCATTCATCCACGGGCTTACGCCCGTGGCGTTCTGCGTAGGCGGGTAAACCCAATCGTCCATGATCTGCCGGGCATAAGGAAATGCGTCTTTACGTCCGGCAGTACGGGTGTAAAATAAGCAGGTTAAGCGCCCCGTTTCAAGGGAGTCCGCTCGCGGCGCATGGGCTTGCCTGACTTCATCCTCAATTTCATTTTTAAAAACCGGGTGGACGAATTATCGTTAATAACGTTGCCTCAAGTCCAAACTCATCTAGTGTGTACATGGGTTTATTGCATTTATGGACACATATCGGCCTAAAAGGCTCGCGTTAACGGGGGCCACGGGAGTTCTGGGTTTTTCCTTTATCCAGCGCGTTTTTCAGCACAATCCCAGGCTCCATGCCAGCCTTCTCCTGCGCCAGGCCTCCAGTTCCTTCCAAAACGCCGCCTTCCAGAAATGGCTCCATGAAAACCAGGACCGCATCTCCCTGATCGAAGGCGACGTCCGGCAACTGGATAAACGCCAGATCGATGCCCTGTTTAAAACAGACGGTGGCTTGTGGCATTTTGCGGCAGTGACCTCGCTGACCTCCGAGTGCGAAGAGACCGCGCGTGAGATTCACGAAGTCAATGCCACCGGAACGGAACGCCTCGTGGAAGCCTGGCTGGACAGCCCGGATCGCAGCCCCTTTTATCATGTCAGCACCGCCTATGTCGTCGGCCAGCGCAACGGCATCATCCGCGAATCGGAAAGCGCAATGAACCAGGAATTCCGCAATCCCTACGAAGCATCAAAACTCGAGGCGGAAACAAGCGTGCACCGGATCTTTTCAGCGGGAGGCAAGGGCGCCATCTTCCGTCCGAGCGTCGTGGTGAACGCGGGCAGGAGCACAAGCGGCATCAAAATGGTCGATGCCTGCGCCTATGCCCTGGCCCTGGCGTTGAAGCGGGACGAGCCTTTTGTTTTCCGGCTGAAGGAAAGTGCGTCCATCAATCTGATACACGGCGACTGGGTGACTGCGGCCATGGAGGATCTGGCGCGCCTGGTTTCCGGCTCCAACAACACCTATCACCTCACTGCCCCTCGCCCGACCTATTTCCGCGACATTGCCATCATCCTGCAGACAATTGCATCCAAACTGAAGGTGAGCTTCGAACCCGGCCTCAGCCGCTCGGATCTGCCCAGCGCCTCTAAAATTTTTGACAAGGCCCTCACGGAAATCAAACAATACCTCGACAACAGCCTCCATTTTGACCGGACCAACACCGAGCGTGACATCTCACCTGATGTGAAGGAAGCCGAGATGGATCTGGGACCGTTCGTTTTGGGCCGGATGCAAACCGAACTGGCCCACATCGCCGCCCCGATCTGAAAAAGTCCGTTCCACGTCAGGGAGGCCGGTAATGACGCCTTTATGAAC
This DNA window, taken from Candidatus Methylacidiphilales bacterium, encodes the following:
- a CDS encoding SDR family oxidoreductase; protein product: MDTYRPKRLALTGATGVLGFSFIQRVFQHNPRLHASLLLRQASSSFQNAAFQKWLHENQDRISLIEGDVRQLDKRQIDALFKTDGGLWHFAAVTSLTSECEETAREIHEVNATGTERLVEAWLDSPDRSPFYHVSTAYVVGQRNGIIRESESAMNQEFRNPYEASKLEAETSVHRIFSAGGKGAIFRPSVVVNAGRSTSGIKMVDACAYALALALKRDEPFVFRLKESASINLIHGDWVTAAMEDLARLVSGSNNTYHLTAPRPTYFRDIAIILQTIASKLKVSFEPGLSRSDLPSASKIFDKALTEIKQYLDNSLHFDRTNTERDISPDVKEAEMDLGPFVLGRMQTELAHIAAPI